The Granulicella sp. 5B5 nucleotide sequence CCCGGCTGTGGCTAACGTCAACCTCAACGCCGGCATGCCGGGTATGCAAGGTAACGGCAGCGGTCCGCACGCCACCAAGGTCAACTTCGGTAGCGGCCTGCCTGGCGGCACTAACCTCAACGGTCACTCCAACTCAGTCGCTGCGGTCCGGCCCGTCACCCTTGGCGGCACGGTTGCTCCCCCCTCTTCGCCTAAGGTGATCTCGCCAACCTCGGCTGTTGCGTCGCCGCCCAAGGTGATCTACAAGCCCACCCCCACCTATACGGCTGAAGCGAGGGCAATGCGCATTGAGGGTAATGTCGCTCTCAAGATCCGTGTCACTGCGGAAGGTGGTGTTGAGGTCATCAGCGTCGTCCGCGGCCTCGGCCACGGCCTTGACCAGTCCGCCCGGCAAGCCACCCTTGCCACCCGCTTCAAGCCCGCCGTGGATGCCAACGGCAGGCCGGTCGACTGGGAAGGTACCGTCGTCGTTAACTTCCAATTGAGCTAATTCTCACCAGAGTACGAATTGAAGGGATTTTGCCCGGGTTCACGTATGCTTATGGCAAATCCGTTTTTGGGTATCGCGGGTTCCCAAAAAGCCTGAACGGCCAGATTACCGAACGATTTCCGCAGGGGTACTTGCACCATTAAGCTTAGGAGTCTAAACCACTTATGAATTTCACAACAAAACTCACTGCCTCGATTGCCGCTGCTCTTTCGCTTGTACTCTGTCTTCCGGCTTCAGCCTTCCCTATCGGGAAGAAAAAGCAGACCCAGCAGGAGGTTCGCAAGCTGACCCCCGCACAGAGCGCCCTCATCGACAAGGCCGTCGCGCGTGAGGCTCTGGTCGTCAAAACCCTCAAAGAACGCACCCCCATCGTCGAGACCTACATCCAGAACATGCGTCCCGACCCGGTCATGGGGCAGACACCCGACGCCGACCTCCACTTCCTCGGTCGCGTTAACTTCTCCAAGGTCATCAACGACACCAGCTACGCCCGCGGAGACCGCACCGACAGCAAGAAGGGCAGCTTCTTCAAGCACTCCCTTGGCTACATCGCCGGCCTCTCCGCCGCCCTGCACCTCACCTATCATGAGTCCGGCTTTGTGCAGATGTTGCTGGTTGACTCTTCCAACTTCAACCGTTCCACGTACACCTTCTCCTACCTGCGCAACGACTTCCTCGGCACTGTGCCGACCATGGTCTTCGACGTCCAGCCCACCAAGCACAACGCCTACGGCCGCTTTGCCGGGCGTATCTGGATCGAGCGCAACGGCGGCAACATCGTCCGCTTCAACGGAGACTTCGACGGCGGCACCGCAAACCGTCAGTTCTTCCACTTCGACTCCTGGCGCACCAACGTGCAGGAGGGCCTCTGGATGCCCACCTCGGTCTACGTCGAAGAGACCGACCCCAAGAGCGCCACCCACTCGCTCGAGTTCAAAGCCATCAACTACATTTGGGGCTATAGCCTCAAGACCCCCGCCCAGGACTCCGACGAGGCATCCCTGCAAGTAGAGGGTGCCGTGGACGAGTCTGCGCAGGCCTCCGACGTCAGCCCTCTGGGCGCAGAACGTGAGTGGATTCAGCAGGCCGAGGACAACGTCATCGACCGTCTCTTCACCGCAGGCCTCATTGACGCGCCCTCGGACTTCGACAAAACCCTCGCCGCCTTGGCCAACAACATCCTGGCCTACAACAATATTCCGGTCTCCCGACCACTTAAGGTGCGCATCCTGCTCACCGAGCCGCTGGAGTCCATCGCTGTCGGCAACACCATCCTGCTGTCCAAGAGCCTCATCGACACCACCGCCATCCAGACCACCGACGGCGCGCAGCAGATGGGCAACCTGAACGCTCTGCTCGCCTTCCAGGTCGCGCACATCATCCTCGGTCACCACATCGACACCAAGTACGCCTTCTCGGACCGCCTGCTCTTCCCCTCTGAGTCGGCCTTCCAGAAGCTGCCCATGCACCACACCGAGGCCGACAACGAAGCTGCTGCTAAGAAGGCGATGGAGCTACTCAGCGTCAAGGACCTCGCCGACGGGCAGCAGTACTTCGGCCTCTATCTCCAGCAGCTGCAGGCCCGCCTCAAGGGCCTCAAGGCGCTCACCGATCCGCAGATCGGCGACAGCCTCCTCAAGCCCGACGGGACTTTCTGGATGCAGGCCATCGTCAGCAAGGGCCCCAAGCTCAATGACACAGACCTGAAGCAGCAGGCCGCCATGCCCCTCGGCGCCTTCCTCCGCTTCGATCCCTGGACTGACCAGGTCATCCAGATGCACTCGGCCTACGAGCCGCTGTTGAGCGCCCGCGACAAGCTACCGTTCGAAGTCACCCCGGTCTACCTCAAGCTCAGCTACTGGCAGCCCCCGGCCGCGGCGGCTCCGGCGGCACCGCCGGCCGCCTCTTCAACTGGCGCTCCTGCTGCTGCACCTGCCGCAGCTCCGGCCGGTAACACCGCCGCCGCACCTACAACAGGTACCTCTAACCCCCCGCAGCAGTAAGCTGAAGGGGTCGCAACTGGATGTATTGCGGAGGCCTCGCATTTGCGAGGCCTCCGCTCATTCGTCAGGCCAATGACCACACAGTAGCCGCTGATGGAACCACCGCTCCGGCCAGTATCTACCCCATGGGCGTCCATCGCGGCATCCGTAAGAATCATCTCTTGACACACCTTCTATAATGAAGATGGAAGTGAAAACCCCGGCATCAAGCCGGGGTTTTCCATTGCGGGCCATGATCGCCATCCACCTATCTGCCCCACCAAAGTTTGCACTAAAGGGTATACAGCCCTAACCTCAATCCGCTCCGGATCTTAGGCCAAATACCGGGGGGAGGCATGGGCGCTGCAGACAAAGCATGCCCCGGCGGAAGACCGCCGGGGCATGCTTTACAGCCGCTGTGCAGCTTTAGAAGTGGTACGCAATACCCAGGGCGGGCGTCATCAGCACGTAGTAGCGGTTCGTTTTGAAGCCAGCCTGCGCCTGGCCGAAATCAGGCGTCTTCATCAGGAACCCGCGATACTGCACACGCACGTCGAAGCTCGGGCTGATCTCGTACGCCACACCGCCGCCGAACAGTGCACCAATGTTGGTGTTCTGCTTGCTGGGGCTCTGGTGCGTCCCGCTATCCAGGATCGGTGTAAAGATATAGCCACCGACGCCGGCCTCGAGGAACGGGTTCCAGTTGTGGTAGCTGCGTGTATACACGTAGGCGCCTGTGATCTCCTGCTGGCGGGTATGCACCTCTCCCACTGGAAAAGAGGCGCTATGGTAGAGAATCGAATTCTGCGCCCACGAGTAGTTCAGTTCCAGCTGGCTCCTCGGTGTCAGATCATAACGATAGCTCGCCAGTATGCCGCCCGTAGAGGTGGTATGCATCGGCTCTACGGTCAGACCATAAACGTCGTTCGCGTAGACTCCCATAAAACTGAGGCTGGCATCCTGCCGGCTCTCCTGCGCGTGTCCCACACCTGCGGCGCAAACCAGCAACGCGCCGAGCAACATCATCTTCTTCATGCTTACTGAAATCCCTTCGCATTCGCGCTGCCGGTCCACGTCAAACCCAGGCCTCGTAATTCAGTACAGATTCCCGGGGGCCGCAACGCAATCTTCGTTCAATTGTACCTGCTGCGCTGTCCATCGAACGTACACCACCGCGATTCTCTGCTGACCGGACTATATTTCCGTCGTGCAGAACGAACTCTATCCACAGAGCTACGGCTTATACGCTTGGACGCAAGACCGCCAGAAAGGAGAGGTGCAAACCTCCTATCCGCGCACAAAGAAAAAGAGGCCTCCAAAGAGGCCTCTTCAGCTTAATTCTTACTGCTGCGGCGGTTGGCCGCCACCGTCCGGCGGAGGACCGCCCATGCCCCGGCCACGGCGATGTGACTCCATCTCGTCATACTTGGCGGCTTGGTCCGGCGTCAGCAGTGCCTTAACCTTGGTCGTCTCGTCGGTGTGGATCGCCATCATCTGCGTCCGCATATCGTCGCGCGACAGCGAGCTGTTGCCGCGTAATGCCTCCATCTTGGCCGTACCGTCCGTAAAGATGTCCTTCACCTTGGCCGTAACATCATCGGTCAGACCCAGCTGCCTCTGTAGCATCGCCGCACGTTGGCTGGGATCCATCCGCATACCGCGACCACCCTGCTGCTGACCATCCTGTGACGGGGGCGGAGCATCCTGCGCCCTCGCCGACGCAACAACCAACCCGGCTCCGCACAGCAATACAGCCAGGCGTAGCCCCCACATCTTCCCATTCGTCTTCATCGCTGACTCCGTTTTCTCTCAAAAGATCGAGATGCCCTCGGGCAACTCCAGACTCACTGCTTCCAAGAGAGACGGCTTACTCCACCAAAGTGTTCCGAGTTCTTCCGATATCTTTACTTCTTGCTACGACTCTCCATCTGCATTCATCAAAGGTGCCCGCCATCGGTCCGCTCCGCCTGAAAGCAGAATGGATCGCCGTGTTGGGCTGCATGCGCCTCCACCACCCTCAAGAACGCCCGGGCCGCATGAGACAGCGCCGCATGGCGCCGGTATACCAGTCTCAGCTTTCGCTCGAACATCAGCTCCGGCACAGAAATCGCCACCAGGGTTCCCAGTTCCAACTCGCTCTCCACGGTCAGCTTCGGGACCAGGGCCACGCCATTGCCGCGCTGCACAAACCGTTTGATCGCATCCAGCGAAGGCAATTCCACCTCCATCTGCAGCGGCGTCTTGTGCCGTTTGAAGCTCGCAATCACCTTCTGCCGCAGCGGCGAGGGCACGTTATGCGCCACAAACGGCTCCCGTCCCAGCCGTGCGATCGTCGCCTTCCGCGCCTTCGCCAGCGGGTGTCCCGGGCTCACAATGCACACCAGTTCATCCCGATACACCACCGTCGACCGCACCTGCGCATCCTCCGGTCGAAAACTGATCACGCCCAGCTCCACCGAATGGGACAACAACTCGTCCGAGATTCGGCTCGCCAGCGCACGCTGCACCGCCACCTTGATCCTCGGATGCTGCTTACGAAACGCGTCCAGCACCGGCAGCAGATACAGGCACGTGTACTCGTTCGCCGCCACATTCAGCTTGCCCGTATGCAGAGACCGCAGGTCCACCAGCGCCGACTCCGCATCCCGCCGCAGGTTCAGCAGCTTCTGCGCATACTCGCGCAACACCTCTCCCGCGTCGGTCAGGTTCCCGGCTGTGCGCTCCAGCAGCGACTCGCCAAGCTCAGCCTCCAGCTTCGCAATCACCTGGCTCACTGCCGGTTGCGTCCGATGCAGCCTCGTGGCGGCCCGCGAAAAGCTCCGCTCCTCCGCCACTGCTAGGAACGTCTCCAGTTGAAACAGGTCCATCCGTAGGGCCTTTCCTGCGCAGCCACTGTTGCGCTTCTATCAACGGCCTATACCATCATTAGAAATCGATATACATCTCGCACTTAGCATAAGGGCAGGTTATGCTTAAGTCCATCAAGCTGTATGGATGGAGAAAAATTGTCCATGAGTTCAAGCAATCAGGTCATCTTCTTCGACACAACCCTGCGCGACGGCGAGCAGTCACCCGGCTGCACCATGCACCATGACGAGAAGCTCCGCATGGCTCATCAGCTCGCCGCGCTCGGTGTCGATGTCCTCGAAGCCGGCTTCGCCATCGCCTCCCACGGCGACTTCGAGAGCGTCCGTGACATCGCACGCCAGGTCGGTAACTCTGACTCCGCGCCGCGCATCACCTCGCTCGCCCGCGCCAAGCGTGAGGACATCGAAGCCGCGGCCAAGGCCGTCGAGCCTGCGAAGAAGAGCCGTATCCATACCTTCCTCTCCACCAGCGACCTGCATATGGCCGCCAAGCTCAAGATCACCCGCGAGCAGGCACTCGAGCAGATCGGCGAGATGGTCGCCCTCGCGAAGACCTACGTCGACGACGTCGAATTCTCCCCTGAAGACGCCACCCGCACTGACCCCGAGTTCCTCGTCAAGGTCTGCGAAGTCGCCATCCAGGCCGGCGCCACCACGCTCAACCTGCCCGACACCGTCGGCTACTGCATCCCGCAGGACTACGCCGCGATGTTCCGCATGGTCCTCGACCGCGTCCCCGGCGCAAAGGACATCGTTCTCTCCGCGCACTGCCACGACGACCTCGGCCTCGCCGTCGCCAACTCCATCGCAGCCGTCGAAGCTGGCGTCCGCCAGGTGGAGTGCGCCGTCAATGGCATCGGCGAACGCGCCGGCAACGCTGCTCTCGAAGAGCTCGCCGCGCTCTTCATGGTGCGCAAAGACAAGTTGCCCTACACCAACAACATCGTCATGACCGAGATCTTCAAGACCAGCCAGATGCTCACCGCCTGCATCAGCTTCGGCGCTGCGCCCAACAAGGCCATCGTCGGCGCCAATGCCTTCGCGCATGCGGCGGGCATCCACCAGCACGGCGTGCTCGCCAACCCGCTCACCTACGAGATCATGACTCGCGAGTCGGTCGGCTACATGGGCCAGAACATCGTCCTCGGCAAGCATAGCGGCCGCAAAGCACTCGAGCATCGCCTGCAAGAGCTCGGTCACACGCTATCCAGGGAAGAACTCAGCGTCGTCTACGAGCGCTTCACCGACCTCGCCGACCGCAAGAAGCTCATCTACGACCAGGACATCCTCGCGCTGCTCACCGCCCGCGAGACCGCCATCGCGTAGCTCCTTTTTGCTTGTCATTCCCCGAAGGGAATCTGCTTCTCTTCCACCGCCACTAAAGGACCATCCATGAAGCTCAAGATCGCAATCCTCGCCGGCGACGGCATCGGCCCCGAAGTCACCCGCGAAGCGCAGAACATCCTCACGGCCATCGCTGAAGCGGGCGGACACGAGTTCATCTTTACCGACGCCCTCATCGGCGGCGTCGCCATCACGGCCAACGGCACACCTCTGCCACAGTCCACTATCGACACCTGCCTCGACTCCGACGCCGTCCTCCTCGGTGCCGTCGGCGACAACAAGTTCAACTCCCTCACCCCCGACAAGCGCCCCGAAGCCGGCCTGCTGCAGATCCGCCAGGTCCTCGGCGGCTTCGCCAACCTGCGTCCGTGCCTCGCCTTCGAAGCCCTCAGCGAAAACTCGCCGCTGCGACCCGAGGTCACCAAAGGCGTCGATATTCTCTTCGTCCGCGAGCTCCTCGGCGGCCTCTACTTCGGCCAGCCGCGCTGGTGGAACAAGGACACCGGCGAGGCCATCAACACCATGCGCTACACCAAAGCCGAAGTCGAGCGCGTCTCGCACATCGCCTTCCAGCTCGCGCAGAAGCGCCGCAAAAAGCTCACACAGGTCGACAAAGCCAACGTACTCGAGTGCTCACAGCTCTGGCGCGCCACCGTCGACGAGCTCAAGAGCCAGTACCCGGACGTCACCGTCGAGCACCAGCTCGTCGACTCCATGGCGATTCATCTCATGAACACGCCGCGCAACTTCGACGTTGTACTCACCGAGAACCTCTTCGGCGACATTCTCTCCGACGAGTCCGGCGTCATCAGCGGCTCGCTCGGCATGCTGCCCTCGGCCACCATCGGCGGAAAGGTCAATCTCTACGAGCCCGTCCACGGCTCCGCACCGGACATCGCCGGCCAGGGCAAGGCCAACCCTCTCGGCGCCATCCTCACCGCGGCGATGGTGCTCCGTCACTCCGCCGGCCTCGAGCAGGAAGCCAAGGCCATCGAAGCCGCCGTGAACAAGGTACTCGCGCAGGGTCATCGCACCAGCGACATCGCCCGTGGCAACACCGCAGCCAACGTCACCACGCAGCAGATGGGCAAGCTCGTCCACAGCGCACTCGCCGAGTCCATCGACCGCCAGCAATCGCTCCACGCCGTCTAAAGCACGACCTTTGGGTGCCCCATCTTCGCGACAGTTTCATCGTCGCTAAGGTGGGATGAACGATCTCAATCATGCGAACCGCTCTCCAACTCGCCGCCGCTCTCCTACTCACAGCAGCCAGCGTCCGCGCGCAGGTCAGTAACCCCGACAACCTCGTCGCCCCGCCACCACAGCCGCCGCAACACATTCACCCGCAGGTCACCGACGACCTGCAATGGCTCTGGCCCTTCACGCGGCCCGATCCCATCGGCCGCGCCTCTGACCTCCGCGTTGACTCCCGCTTTCAGGACATGCTTCACCGCGAGTTCAAGCAGCCGCAAGCCATGTGGGGCGTCGACCCGCAACATCGACCCGCACTCGCCACCATCATCCCCCTCTTCCTCTCGCAATACGGCGAAGTCACCACAAAGGACGCGCGCTACATCTCCATCGACGGCTGCGTGCCCAGCTTCTGTCCCTCCGCCGGCCTGCTCTGGATCGACCTCGGTCATCCCGAATCACACACCGGCCCGCTCATGGTCTTCGCCGCCACCATGTGGGTCGCAGAAGGCCGCGCCTCCAACCAACCCGGAGCCGCCTACACGCTCTGGCTCTTCTCTAACCACAACCTCGACCCCAACGCGCTACCGCTCGCTCTCACCACCGGCATCTCTGATTGGAGCGCCCGCCTCGCCGCCGCGCACCGCCTCGTCCCGCACGTCACCCAGGCCCTGCTCGTCGAACCCACCGGCTCCGCACAATCTCTCAACCCCAGCGCCGTCGGCGCCAACACACTACCGCCGCAAATCGATACCGTCACGCCCGCACCAACCGACAACTAGCACCGCAGCACCCGAACCACTACGAATCCTATGAGCAACGCTACCGCACCCCGCACCCTCTTCGAAAAAGTCTGGCAGCAGCACGTCGTCACCGAGCCCGCTGGCGAGCCCACCATCCTCTACATCGACCTCCAGCTCGTCCACGAGGTCACTTCGCCGCAAGCCTTCGAGGGCCTGCGCATCGCGGGCCGCAAGCTCCGCCATCCCGAGCGCCACATCGCCACCGTCGATCACAACGTCCCCACCACATCCGTGCAGGACCGCCTCGTCATCGCTGACCAGATCGCCAACGCGCAGGTCAACGCGCTCCGCAAGAACTGCGCCGACTTCGGCATCGAGTTCTTCGACGTGCAGGACCGCTCGCAGGGCATCGTTCACATGATCGGCCCCGAACTCGGCGCCACCAAGCCCGGCATGACCATCGTCTGCGGCGACTCGCACACCAGCACCCACGGCGCATTCGGTGCGCTCGCCTTCGGCATCGGCACCAGCGAAGTTGAGCACGTCATGGCGACACAGACGCTGCCGCAGTCCAAGCCGAAAACCTTCCGCATCAACGTCGAAGGCGACCTGCCATTCGGCGTCACCGCCAAGGACATCATCCTCGACATCATCGGCCGCATCGGCACCGACGGCGCCACCGGCCACGTCATCGAGTACTCTGGCACCGCCATCCGCGCCCTCTCCATGGAAGGCCGCATGACCATCTGCAATATGAGCATCGAAGCAGGCGCCCGCGCCGGCATGATCGCTCCCGACGAAACCACCTTCGCCTACCTCAAGGGCCGCCGCTTCTCGCCGAAGGACGCAGCATGGGATGAGGCAGTCGCGCACTGGCGCACGCTCCCCACCGACCCCGGCGCGACCTTCGACCGCGAGATGACCATCGACGCAACGAAACTCGCACCCAGCGTCACCTGGGGCACCTCCCCCGGCATGGTCACCACCATCGACGGCACCGTGCCCACACTCGACACTGCCGCCACCGACGCCGACCGCAAGAGCTTCACACGCGCCTACGAGTACATGGGGCTGCAACCCGGCCTCAAGGTCGAGGACATCCAGATCGACGCCGTCTTCCTCGGCTCCTGCACCAACGGCCGCATCGAAGACCTCCGCGCCGCCGCCAGCATCGTCAAAGGCCACAAGGTAGCGACCACCGTCCGCGCAATGGTCGTCCCCGGCTCACAGGTCGTCAAGAAGCAGGCTGAAGAAGAAGGCCTAGACCTCGTCTTCAAGTCCGCGGGCTTCGAGTGGCGCGAACCCGGCTGCAGCATGTGCCTCGGCATGAACCCCGACATCCTCTCACCCGGCGAGCGCTGCGCGTCTACCTCGAACCGCAACTTCGAAGGGCGCCAAGGCCGCGGTGGCCGCACCCATCTGCTCTCACCCGAGATGGCCGCAGCCGCAGCCATCACCGGCCACCTCACCGACGTTCGCAACTGGAAGTCCTAACGCACGATCAGGTAGCCCGAGGCTTTAGCCTCGGGTCTCATAACCGCAGAAAGTTTTGGGGCTTTAGCCCCTAGGGTATGCCTTCACGGATGCCCGCACTACCGAGGATCATCATGACGCCGATCAACATTCTCACCAGCACCGCCGCTCCGCTGCCGTTGCCCAACATCGACACCGACCAGATCATCCCCAAGCAGTTCCTCAAGCGCATTGAGCGCACCGGCTACGGCGACTTCCTCTTCTACGACTGGCGCTACAACTTCGACGCGCAGGGCAACACCACCCCCAACCCCGACTTCATCCTCAACAAGCCCGAATACAAGGGCTCCGAGATCCTCATCGCCGAGCGCAACTTCGCCTGCGGCAGCTCCCGCGAGCACGCTGCCTGGGCCATCAACCAGTACGGCTTCCGCGCCGTCATCGCCCCCACCTTCGCCGACATCTTTTTCTCCAACGCCGGCAAGAACGGCATCATCCTCTGCCGCCTCACCGAAGATGAAGTCCAGACACTCCTCGCCCGCAGCACCGCGAACCCCAAGCACGAGATCACCATCAACCTCGAGCAGCAGACCGTCACAGACAACGAAGGTTTCTCCGCCCACTTCGACATCGACCCCTTCCGCAAGCATTGCCTCCTCAACGGCCTCGACGACATCGGCCTCACCCTGCTCCACGAAGACAAACTCAACACCTACGAAGCACGCCACAACGAAGAGTTCTGGTCAGCACCCAAATCCCAACCCGCAGCATAAGACCGGTGCGAAACTTTGCGCTTTCCTTCGCGAACTTTGCGGGAACGCCTTTGCTTTTGCACTTGCTTCTAGAAAAGGAATG carries:
- a CDS encoding outer membrane beta-barrel protein, with the translated sequence MKKMMLLGALLVCAAGVGHAQESRQDASLSFMGVYANDVYGLTVEPMHTTSTGGILASYRYDLTPRSQLELNYSWAQNSILYHSASFPVGEVHTRQQEITGAYVYTRSYHNWNPFLEAGVGGYIFTPILDSGTHQSPSKQNTNIGALFGGGVAYEISPSFDVRVQYRGFLMKTPDFGQAQAGFKTNRYYVLMTPALGIAYHF
- a CDS encoding LysR family transcriptional regulator, producing the protein MDLFQLETFLAVAEERSFSRAATRLHRTQPAVSQVIAKLEAELGESLLERTAGNLTDAGEVLREYAQKLLNLRRDAESALVDLRSLHTGKLNVAANEYTCLYLLPVLDAFRKQHPRIKVAVQRALASRISDELLSHSVELGVISFRPEDAQVRSTVVYRDELVCIVSPGHPLAKARKATIARLGREPFVAHNVPSPLRQKVIASFKRHKTPLQMEVELPSLDAIKRFVQRGNGVALVPKLTVESELELGTLVAISVPELMFERKLRLVYRRHAALSHAARAFLRVVEAHAAQHGDPFCFQAERTDGGHL
- a CDS encoding 2-isopropylmalate synthase — encoded protein: MSSSNQVIFFDTTLRDGEQSPGCTMHHDEKLRMAHQLAALGVDVLEAGFAIASHGDFESVRDIARQVGNSDSAPRITSLARAKREDIEAAAKAVEPAKKSRIHTFLSTSDLHMAAKLKITREQALEQIGEMVALAKTYVDDVEFSPEDATRTDPEFLVKVCEVAIQAGATTLNLPDTVGYCIPQDYAAMFRMVLDRVPGAKDIVLSAHCHDDLGLAVANSIAAVEAGVRQVECAVNGIGERAGNAALEELAALFMVRKDKLPYTNNIVMTEIFKTSQMLTACISFGAAPNKAIVGANAFAHAAGIHQHGVLANPLTYEIMTRESVGYMGQNIVLGKHSGRKALEHRLQELGHTLSREELSVVYERFTDLADRKKLIYDQDILALLTARETAIA
- the leuB gene encoding 3-isopropylmalate dehydrogenase → MKLKIAILAGDGIGPEVTREAQNILTAIAEAGGHEFIFTDALIGGVAITANGTPLPQSTIDTCLDSDAVLLGAVGDNKFNSLTPDKRPEAGLLQIRQVLGGFANLRPCLAFEALSENSPLRPEVTKGVDILFVRELLGGLYFGQPRWWNKDTGEAINTMRYTKAEVERVSHIAFQLAQKRRKKLTQVDKANVLECSQLWRATVDELKSQYPDVTVEHQLVDSMAIHLMNTPRNFDVVLTENLFGDILSDESGVISGSLGMLPSATIGGKVNLYEPVHGSAPDIAGQGKANPLGAILTAAMVLRHSAGLEQEAKAIEAAVNKVLAQGHRTSDIARGNTAANVTTQQMGKLVHSALAESIDRQQSLHAV
- the leuC gene encoding 3-isopropylmalate dehydratase large subunit, translated to MSNATAPRTLFEKVWQQHVVTEPAGEPTILYIDLQLVHEVTSPQAFEGLRIAGRKLRHPERHIATVDHNVPTTSVQDRLVIADQIANAQVNALRKNCADFGIEFFDVQDRSQGIVHMIGPELGATKPGMTIVCGDSHTSTHGAFGALAFGIGTSEVEHVMATQTLPQSKPKTFRINVEGDLPFGVTAKDIILDIIGRIGTDGATGHVIEYSGTAIRALSMEGRMTICNMSIEAGARAGMIAPDETTFAYLKGRRFSPKDAAWDEAVAHWRTLPTDPGATFDREMTIDATKLAPSVTWGTSPGMVTTIDGTVPTLDTAATDADRKSFTRAYEYMGLQPGLKVEDIQIDAVFLGSCTNGRIEDLRAAASIVKGHKVATTVRAMVVPGSQVVKKQAEEEGLDLVFKSAGFEWREPGCSMCLGMNPDILSPGERCASTSNRNFEGRQGRGGRTHLLSPEMAAAAAITGHLTDVRNWKS
- the leuD gene encoding 3-isopropylmalate dehydratase small subunit, coding for MTPINILTSTAAPLPLPNIDTDQIIPKQFLKRIERTGYGDFLFYDWRYNFDAQGNTTPNPDFILNKPEYKGSEILIAERNFACGSSREHAAWAINQYGFRAVIAPTFADIFFSNAGKNGIILCRLTEDEVQTLLARSTANPKHEITINLEQQTVTDNEGFSAHFDIDPFRKHCLLNGLDDIGLTLLHEDKLNTYEARHNEEFWSAPKSQPAA